In Luteimonas galliterrae, the sequence CATCGACACTTCGCTCAAGGAACCGCGCGCCACCGTCCTGATCCCCGGCGCCCGGGTCCGCTACCTGGCCGAAATCGCCGAACAGGGCAGGGCGATCAACGCCGGCATCGACAAGCAGGCCGAAGCGGCCGACCGTGCGCAGAGCTACTGGCAGTCGCTGCAGGACATCGGCGACGATAAGTTGCCCAAGCAGCTCGATCTTTACAGCGTCGATGCTTTGCATCCCTCTCCCTCCGGGAGAGGGACCGAGGGTGAGGGTTCGGCGGCTAGTGGAGTCGCTGGTGCTCCGAACCCTCACCCCAACCCCTCTCCCGAGGGGAGAGGGGTTCAAGCGCCCGATCGCTCGCTGCTGACCCTGCGCCAGCGCTACAACGACGCCATCCAATCGCTTTCGTCGGAGTCGCTCAAACTGTTGCGAGAATGGCCGCAACGCCTGAAATCGATCACCGACGAAGTGACCGAATACGAAGTCCGCGGCAAGAAGATCCGCGTCGAAAACTACCGCGAATCGCTCAGCCACCAGAAAATACCGAAGATCGCCGCGCCCACCTACAAGAGCTGGGGCGAGCTGCTGGTCTTCCTGCAGAAAGAAAACCTGCCCGGCAGCTACCCGTACACCGGCGGCGTCTACCCGTACCGCCGCACCGGCGAAGACCCCATCCGCATGTTCGCTGGCGAAGGCACGCCCGAGCGCACCAACCGTCGCTTCCATTACCTCAGCGTCGGCCAGCCGGCCGCGCGCCTGTCCACCGCTTTCGACAGCGTCACGCTGTACGGCGAAGACCCGGCGCCGCGCCCGGACATCTACGGCAAGATCGGCAACTCCGGCGTCAATATCCCCACGCTCGACGACATGAAGAAGCTGTACTCCGGCTTCGACCTGTGCGCGCCGACCACCAGCGTGTCGATGACCATCAACGGCCCGGCGCCGATCATCCTGGCGATGTTCATGAACACCGCCGTCGACCAGCAGGTGGAGAAATACCTGAAGGCCGATCCGCAGCGCTGGGCCGATGCCGAGAAGAAGATCGCGAAACTCTTCGAAGGTCGCCAGCGTCCGCAATACCACGGCGAATTGCCGCCGACCAACGACGGTTTGGGCCTAGGCCTGCTCGGTTTGTCCGGCGACCAGCTCGTCGATGCCGACACCTACGCCCGCATCAAGGCCGAAACCCTGGCCAGCGTGCGCGGCACGGTGCAGGCCGACATCCTGAAGGAAGACCAGGCGCAGAACACCTGCATCTTCAGCACCGAATTCGCGCTGCGCATGATGGGCGACATCCAGCAGTACTTCGTCGACCAGAAAGTGCGCAACTTCTATTCGGTCAGCATTTCCGGCTATCACATCGCCGAAGCCGGCGCGAACCCGATTTCGCAATTGGCGTTCACGCTCAGCAACGGCTTCACCATCGTCGAGTACTACCTCGCGCGCGGCATGAAGATCGACGACTTCGCGCCCAACCTGTCGTTCTTCTTCAGCAACGGCATGGACCCGGAATACACCGTCATCGGCCGCGTCGCCCGCCGCATCTGGGCCCGCGCCATGCGCGAGCGCTACGGCGCGGACGCGCGCAGCCAGATGATGAAGTACCACATCCAGACCAGCGGCCGGTCGCTGCACGCGCAGGAAATCCAGTTCAACGACATCCGCACCACGCTGCAGGCGTTGTACGCGTTGTTCGACAACTGCAACAGCCTGCACACCAACGCCTACGACGAGGCCATCACCACGCCCACCGAAGAAAGCGTGCGCCGCGCGGTGGCGATCCAGATGATCATCAACAAAGAGCTGGGCCTGAATTTCAACGAGAATCCGTGGCAGGGCAGTTTCGCGGTCGAGTACCTCACCGACATCGTGGAAGAAGCCGTGTACAAGGAGTTCGAAGCTATCAGCGAGCGCGGCGGCGTGCTCGGCGCCATGGACACCATGTACCAGCGCGGCAAGATCCAGGAAGAGTCGATGTACTACGAGCACAAGAAGCACGACGGCTCGCTGCCCCTGGTCGGCGTCAACACGTTCCTGCCCAAGGAACACGGCGGCGAGATCGCCACCGAGATCGAACTGATCCGCAGCACGGAAGGCGAGAAGGGCCAGCAGATCGAAAACGTCGCCCACTGGCAAGCCTCGCGCAACGCGCTAGCCCCGAAAGGCGAAACCTCCCACGCCCACCTGGCCGACGCCGACGAAGAAACCGACTTCATCCACGACGGCCACGGCCTGGCCTACCTACAAAACACCGCCCGTAACCGGCAGAACGTGTTTGCGGCGTTGATGGAGGCTGTGAAAACGCACAGCTTGGGGCAGATCAGCCATGCGCTGTATGACGTAGGCGGCGAATACCGCCGCAACATGTAAAAGCCCTACATTTCGATCAGGGTTAGTCGCATAGCGGAGCTTCACCTTGCGCTTGAGTATGGCCTAATTATCCGTAACGACGATATTCATGGTGGGAGCTGCATATGCTCGATCTTGTTTTTGGCAAGAAAAGTGATCCGCGTGCTGTTGAGGCGCTCGTCGACGCGGTGCGTGATCAGCCTTGGACAGGAACGCTATACGTCGGGTATCCAGTATTTGCAGGCGAGGATACTTCGGCCGTAACCGATGCGCTGCTTACCACCTTAGAGCATGGGATTGTAGTTTTCGATTTATCTTCTCATGAATTTATTGATCTCCAGCCAGCGGAGTTAACTGCTGCAGTTCTTTATCGCCAAAAAGAACTTCGGCGTAAGCTGAACTCGAGACTTGTCGCACAAGAAGAACTAGTCAAGGATGATGGTGTAACTCTGGCTTTTACAATCAATTGCCTCACGCTTGTAGCTGATGATCTCGGCCCGAATGTTCCGGCCTCAGTAATTACTCCACAAAGGTTAGTTGACACCATTCGTCAATTGCCGCCGATGCCGGAGCAGTACTACCGACCAATGAATGCGGCGGTGCAGAAGACGGCAGCACTACGCCCGCGAAAGAAAAGGTTGAATGTTCGCAATCCAAACTCAATGGGGGCGTCGATAAAATCGCTGGAGTCTCAGATTGCGAATCTCGATAAATGGCAAAAGAAGACAGCTATTGAGTCACCGGATGGCCCGCAACGTATACGAGGTTTAGCCGGAAGCGGTAAGACAATTATCCTCGCCCTGAAGGCCGCCTATCTTCATGCAAACGATCCAGATGCCGATATTGTCGTTACATTTAATACAAGGTCTTTATATCAGCAATTCAAGAATCTGATTAGACGGTTCTATTTCGATCAAACAAACGATGAGCCAGATTGGGAAAAGCTACGCGTTCTGCATGCTTGGGGAAGCAATTCGGAACCAGGTCTGTATTCTTCAGTTGCCGCTGCTGCTGGTACGACACCTGTTCCTTTCGGGGCTGCTCGCTATAAGTATGGGTACTCAGAGGCCTTTACCGGTGTAACGTCTGAATTGGTTTCTCATCTGAGGCGAGTTAATTTTCGGCCAGTTTATGATTATCTGCTAATCGATGAGGCGCAGGATTTTCCCGCTTCTTTCTTTCAGCTAGCTTTCTTGGTCACAAAGGACCCTAAGCGCTTGGTTTGGGCATACGATGAATTGCAGAATCTCAATGACTCGAACATGCCAACTATCAGCCAACTCTTCGGCCTGGATACCAATGGAAATCCGAATGTAGAAATAAACAACGAAGAAGGTAAGCCGCAGCAAGATATTCTGCTGCCAATTTGTTATCGAAATCCTTCGTGGCTTCTCACAATGGCGCTGGGGCTTGGTCTCGGAATAAAGCGACCGAACCGACAGTACGCACAAATGTTCGGCGACCCTGATTTCTGGAAAGAAATTGGTTACGACGATGCGAATGGACAGCCCGGTTTTGGGCGGGAAGTCAGACTCGTAAGGGATCCAGAGCGTTCCGCACAATTTTTTTCGGATGTATTGACGCCCGCGGATTCTGTCTCTTGGAGAGTATTCGCGAATGCGGAAGAACAGATCGAATGGATTGCGGCGGATATCAACCGCGTGATGAAGCACGAGGAGCTTGACGCGAATGACATTCTGATAGTAATTCCAGATTCGATTAACTCACCTGCTATCGGGGACTCATTGTCACAAGCCTTGGCTCGTTACTCCGTAAACAGCCATATTATTGGCGTCACTGCGAGTCGCGATGTGGTGTTTGTCGATGGTTCTGTAGCGATGAGCGGTATTTATAGAGCTAAAGGTAACGAAGCTCCTTTGGTTTACGTGGTAGGGGCTGAGTACTGCTATGGCGCAGTGGAGCTTAGTCGGCGCCGAAATATGCTTTTTACGGCTCTGACCCGTGCTAAGGCGTGGGTTCGTGTGTGCGGGGTTGGGCCTCACATGCAAATGCTAGCGAACGAGATGGAGCAAATATCTGCCGAAAATTATGAGCTCCGATTTACTTATCCTACTCTTCCTGAGATCCAGCGCCTCAAGAGCAGTTATCGAGAGAAAACAGCCAAGGAAAAGCGTGCGGTTAAAGGGGAGATAAGACATACGGAAAGATTGCTTCAAAGATTGATGAATGGCGAGATTGATATGTCGGATCTTCCGCCAGGGCTTGCTGAGTTGCTTCGGAAGGGAATTCAGTGACCCATGATTACAAGTGATGTCGCAATTCGGCAGTCATTGGCCAGAATTAAGGAGAATTTGCTTGAGGCAGATTTACTCTATGACTGGAATGAGGCGGTTGTTGAGCGTGCCGCGCACGGCCGCAGGCGGGTCACGTGGGCCACTGATGGGACGCGTCCAGTGCTTTCAGTTCATCAAAACGCAAGCATTGAAGAATATCTGGGTTTCCTTGAGGGACGGCATTACAATTTTCTAGCGAATGACGGCGCTATTTTCCAATTTTCCTACGACTTGCGACGCGATGGGTCAGTGGAATCAAGCCGACTGCTGTGGTTTCCATGTCCTGTGGAGTTCACCCGGGAAGAGCTTGAGTATGCGTCAATTAAAGAGCTTGTCGAAACCGCGCCAGCAGCTATGTTGCAGTGTCGCGGGCAGCTAAGGTTTGACTACAGTCCCGCGCAGGTCGCGGAGAATCACTCATGCACGCATTTGCATATTGGTGCGGAAAATTTCAGGTTGCCAGTCCAGCGTCCGTTGGAACCTTGTCGTTTCGTTCGGCTGGTAATTCGTACAGCCTATCCATCAGCGTGGGATGCTGTGCATGGTTTTCGCAACGCCGAGAACTGGAACGCCGGAGACGCATTGAGTGATCAAGACCGTACTTATGGCAACCTCGCATGGAACGTTATGGCGGCTGCCGCAAACTAACGTAGCGCGATAAGTTTGGAGTGAAATCCCATCATCACCATCTTTCACCTCCCGCAACAGCATCTGATAAGCCGCCCCAATCAGCCGGCATATCGCGGGCTTTGATGTATCGGTGAATCGAGCTATAAGCCCAGTCTGAGGCGAGCCGCGCATACCCGTGCTTGACCGGGTTGAAGTGGCTGAGCGAAGCCACCCTGGGCGCCACTATCCCCTGCCACGGACCCGGGCGCAGCCTTCGGCCTTACCCAGGCTACGGCATGGAGGGTCAGAGTTTCCCGATAGACAGCGCCTAGTGAGTCCACTAGGCTGCCGGCGGGGAGTGAGTTTGATCTGAGGGGTGACAATGCGGTCAATCTCCGCCTATCTGCTTGGGGTTCTTCTCGTGTTTGGTGTGGTGGACGAGAGCCTCGCCTCGTCAAAAGGCGCGCCGGCCAAAAGCACGAAACCAGACCCGAACGTTGAGGAACTACGGAAGCTGCTTAGTCAGCCCGAGGGTTTCATCGACCTAGCAAAGGCCAAAGTGGCCATCGACCACATGGTCGATCCCAAGGTTGATGTGCAGGGCACGCTTCGACTGCTCGATCAATGGGCCGATAAAGTGCGTGCCCGCTTTCCGCCGGGCGCTTCCAACAAGGCAAAATTGAATCTTCTGATATCGACGCTCTACGAGCCGGGGCCTTGGAATGATTACCGTCCCTTTGGCTATGATTTCAGAGGGCCACGCATACAGGCACTTAGCGATACCTTCCTATCGACTTACCTGACTACACGTAAGGGCCAGTGCGTCATCATGCCGATTGCCTTTGTTCTATTGGGACAGAAGCTTGGTTTGCCTATCACTATGTCGATGGCACCTCACCACCTGCTGGGCAAGTATGGCGATGAGGAAAATGGCACATGGATGAATATCGAAGCTACGAGCGGCAAAATCTATTGGGATGGCCAGTTCGAACAAAGCCCTTTGGTGGGCTTATCTCCCGATTGGGCGGAGAAAGGCGCCTTTCTCAGGCCGTTCTCTCAAAGAGAATCGGTCGCCTTGTTCGCTACCTCCACGCTTGCGCCTTTCTACAAGAGCAAATGGCAGCCTGAGCGGTTACTCGAAGTGGTCGATCTGGTCCTCGCAACCAATCCCAAAGATGCGGTGGCGATGACGTACAAGGCCGATGCTTATTACCAGTTGATAGAGCAGCGTTTCAAGCGCAATTACCCGTTAGCCGAGCAAATTCCGCCGGCAGAGCGCAAGCAATACTTTTTCTACAGCCGTGAGAACCTTGCGTGGTACGAAAAAGCCGAAGCGCTTGGGTGGAAGCAATGGTCTTCGGAAGATTGGGCTAAATATGAAGCGCATTTTATAAAACAAAAAAACAGCCAGCCAAAAGAGGGTAAGCAATGAGCGTCTTTAAGACACTGACCAGCGCTTTAGTGGCGTTGTCATTGATGGTGTCGGGATTTGCAAATGCCGGTGTTGATCCGGTTCAGCCTGATCCTAATACCGGCGCAAACTTTAATAGATATGCGTATGCAAATAACAACCCATACAGATACGTCGATCCGGATGGGCGGTTCGGGAGAGATTTCGACTCGATCTCTAAGGACGCAGAAACCTATCTAAAGACGCCGCCACCAAGTGATAAGGATTGGCTCGGTCCTGCCATTGGCTACTCGCTGATTGGCATTGGCGCTATAGCCGCTGCACCGGTTGCGGCCGAAGTTGGTATGACGGTATACACCAGTCCAAGTACCATAGCTGTTGGGACTGACATTGCTGCTGGTGCAGCCGGCGTAACGGGCACAGCCGGTCTGGCAAGTCTAGCCAGTCGCGTTTCTCAGGTTCATAGTGCTCTCCACCCAATCGCAGCAAACATGCGAACGACAGCAGGATTACAAACCGCGCAAGGCGCCCGCATATTTGGTAGCGGTGCCCTTAGCGATTTAACACCTGCACAACGTAGCCTTCTTGGCGCAGGCGAGATCGCGGCAAGAGCCCCTGGGGCACATGCCGAAGCCACTGTTCTTGGCGCTGCCGCACAAAGAGGATTGACTCCGGCTTCGATGGAGGTGTCTCGCACTATTTGCCCGGCGTGTCAGCAATTAATCGAAAGCACCGGTGGCAGAGTTGTTACGCCCCAGAGAGCGGAGTGGTGATCGAAAGTGCTTACTTTTAATGAACAAGTGCTCAAAGAGCAGTTGGCGGAAATGGTCGAAGTACGGCGTTCTCTGTTCGCTGCGATGGTTGCAACAAGGCTCTCTGTCGGCTACGAATCTTATGCCGGCGTTGGCAGCGGGAAATTCAAAGCGGGGTTAGATTATCTGTGGGCGAATCTGGACGCTAAGGGGTCTACACAAGATGTAAGTCGTTATGTGGAGGAAGCTATTGCGCTTATCCCAGAAGAAAGCGATGCGCAGCGCCCTTTTGCGGCGCAAGCGGACAATGCCGCGTCTGCGCTGGCATACGCTCTTAGAAGTTTGATAGACCGCAATCCCCAAGAAGCGGCTTGGGCAGCAAGGGTGGCTTATGAAAGTGCGGATAACCTTGTTATCCAGCGTGCGGATGTCGAAATCGGCGGTGAGGAGGCGGAAAATCGCATCATTGAAGATCCACTTATACAAAGCGAACTCGACAGGCAGCGCCTTGATGTTGAAATTGCCGCAACATCTGCACTCGATGAAGCCACGTTTGAACGATTGCGCGCAGAATGCCGTGAATGGGGGCTCAACTTCTTCGGCAGATTAAGCTAATGCAACTCAGCATGTCGAAGCGAAGCGAGGTTGGTATGTCGCACAAAAAAGCCCTCGTAGGATGGGTTAAGCGAAGCGATACACATCGCGCACCTTCACACGGCTCGCGTTCTATGGCAGCGCGGATACTGGCTGCAGTCCTAAAGGTTTGACTGAAAAAACAGAGTCAGATTCACCTATCGGTTGATGTAGCCTTGCGCGGCCAGCGCGGTAGGTTGGGGTGAAACCCCAACATCGCGGCCTTTCACCTGCCGCGACGCCATCGGATGAGCGGAAAACGGGGTCAGGTCGACTTATCAGATGATGGAGCCTGCGTGGCCGATGCGGCAGGGAAGGAAGCGAGTCTGATTGGTTTGTTGGACGGGAAATGATGGTTGACAGAGTAGGGCACGGACGAACAACTCGAACGCTTGACTGAATTCGAGTCGGATTCCGGTTGTTATGTCAGGCCGCCATGCGCAACCATGTCCGACAACATTTGCACCAAACAGACAAATGACCGAGGAGGCAATTCCCATGAAGGCGATCGTAGTGACGGACGAAGCGGCGGGAACGGCCGGGATGACGCTGGTCGAACGGCCCGAGCCGGAGGCGGCGATCAACGATGTCGTCGTTCGGGTTCATGCGTCGGGGTTCGTCCCGACGGAGCTGACGTGGCCCTCGACCTGGACCGATCGCCTCGGCCGTGATCGAACGCCGTCGATCCCCGGGCACGAGCTGGCCGGCGTGGTCACCGCCCTCGGCTATGGCACGAGGGGGCTGTCGGTGGGGCAGCGCGTGTTCGGCCTCACGGAATGGACTCGCGACGGCACTCTGGCGGAATACGTGGCCGTCGAGGCACGCAACCTCGCGCCGTTGCCGGGCGATGTCGACTTCACGGTGGGCGCGAGCCTGCCGATCTCGGGTCTGACTGCGTGGCAGGGACTGTTCGAGCATGGCCGCTTTCAGAAGGGGCAGAGCGTACTCGTGCACGGTGCAGCAGGCGCCGTCGGGTCGATGGCGACGCAGCTCGCACGAGAGGCCGGTGCCTATGTCATCGGCACCGGACGCGACGCCGACCGACAGGCGGTGCTCGACTTCGGCGCGCAGGAGTTCGTCGATCTTGGGAACGATGTCCTCGAAGACATAGGCGAAGTCGATCTGGTGTTCGATGTCATCGGCGGCGACACCGGGAAGCGTTCCGCAGGCCTGATTCGAGCCGGAGGAACGCTGGTGTCCATCGTCGGGCCGCCCGAGGCGCGACCCGCCGATGGCCTGGTGGTCGACTTCGTCGTCGAATCCGATCGTGCCCAACTGAGTAGGATCGTCCAGCGGGTGCGGGACGGAAGACTGCGGACGAACATAGGCAACGTCTCGACCCTCGACGACGCCGTCGCCGTCTTCAACTCGACCAAGCGGCGCACAGGGAAGACGGTCATCCGCGTTCGTCCTTGAGGCTCGGGAAGAACGGGGTCACGTTCACTTATCGGTTGATATAGCCTTGCGTGGCCCAGCACAGGGTCGGATTTATTGACGGGCGGCCCCATCGGTTAACGGGAGAATAGGGGTCAGAGTACTATTTGAATTATGTTCTGACGCGGGAAACAGGGGGCCAAAGTGCTATTGGAGTTGCCCTGACCTCTGTTTTTGCAAGGTTGGATGAGTGCGCCAAAAAACTGTATTGCCGAGGATGAATATGACGATTAAGCATATAACCCTTAGCTCAATCGCAGAAAAGCTCTCGGATGATGATCGCAGTGCGCTTTCTAAGCTGTTTCCTGGTTGGGTGGAGAAAGCGTCGTTAGGTGGCGTGGTTGTGGGATTATTGTTGTTCTCGGGCTACTTATTCTTCAATTTTGAGCATCGGAATACAGTGGGGGCTATAGGTCTAGTTCTCGCTGCTTCCTTTTCTTTAGTGTGGATGCTCGTCGGTATATTTAGAGACACGAAGTCTTTCGTTGGCGAGGTGAAGCGGCCGTTGGATTCACTGGATAATTCCTATCAACGACATCTCTGGGCGGTAGCGGCACTAAAGTCGGTGTCCGTTGAAGATCTTGGTTCTGCACACAGATTTGTTGTTCATAGGCTGCAACTAATTCCCAAGAACATAGGGTTCTTGGTAGGTTCTGTTGAGTTTGTTGGTCTTGTGCCGTTGCTTCTCGCGGCATGGTGGGCTTGGCGAAGTGCGGGCGCACCAGTTGATTTTTCATTTTTTGAGAAGCTCATTCTCTCGTTTGCGAGTGGAATCTACATCGGAACTCTTCTTGTTCGCTCGAAACTTGCGACTTTAAGTCGAGTTGAACATGTTCTTGCAGAGGCCATACAAGCCCGTGGGCCGCAATCGTAAGCCCTGGCACAAGCCCGCCTAGGATGGGTTGAACGAAGCGATACGCATCGCATGCCCCTTATGTAGGTCGCGTTCCATGAAAGCGCGGATACAGGCTGCAATCCCAAAGGCTTGACTGGGAAAAGATGGGTCAGATTCACCTATCGGTTGATGTAGCCTTGCGTGGCCCAGAACAGGGTCGGATTTATTGAGGGGCGGCCCCATCGGTTAACGTGTCCGGCACTCACCGCTACGGAGGCACGACGATGCGCGATTCCGCCTGGTCTCGGCGCGACATCCTGGCAGCGATGG encodes:
- a CDS encoding NADP-dependent oxidoreductase, with product MKAIVVTDEAAGTAGMTLVERPEPEAAINDVVVRVHASGFVPTELTWPSTWTDRLGRDRTPSIPGHELAGVVTALGYGTRGLSVGQRVFGLTEWTRDGTLAEYVAVEARNLAPLPGDVDFTVGASLPISGLTAWQGLFEHGRFQKGQSVLVHGAAGAVGSMATQLAREAGAYVIGTGRDADRQAVLDFGAQEFVDLGNDVLEDIGEVDLVFDVIGGDTGKRSAGLIRAGGTLVSIVGPPEARPADGLVVDFVVESDRAQLSRIVQRVRDGRLRTNIGNVSTLDDAVAVFNSTKRRTGKTVIRVRP
- a CDS encoding DUF416 family protein; translated protein: MLTFNEQVLKEQLAEMVEVRRSLFAAMVATRLSVGYESYAGVGSGKFKAGLDYLWANLDAKGSTQDVSRYVEEAIALIPEESDAQRPFAAQADNAASALAYALRSLIDRNPQEAAWAARVAYESADNLVIQRADVEIGGEEAENRIIEDPLIQSELDRQRLDVEIAATSALDEATFERLRAECREWGLNFFGRLS
- a CDS encoding DEAD/DEAH box helicase; translation: MLDLVFGKKSDPRAVEALVDAVRDQPWTGTLYVGYPVFAGEDTSAVTDALLTTLEHGIVVFDLSSHEFIDLQPAELTAAVLYRQKELRRKLNSRLVAQEELVKDDGVTLAFTINCLTLVADDLGPNVPASVITPQRLVDTIRQLPPMPEQYYRPMNAAVQKTAALRPRKKRLNVRNPNSMGASIKSLESQIANLDKWQKKTAIESPDGPQRIRGLAGSGKTIILALKAAYLHANDPDADIVVTFNTRSLYQQFKNLIRRFYFDQTNDEPDWEKLRVLHAWGSNSEPGLYSSVAAAAGTTPVPFGAARYKYGYSEAFTGVTSELVSHLRRVNFRPVYDYLLIDEAQDFPASFFQLAFLVTKDPKRLVWAYDELQNLNDSNMPTISQLFGLDTNGNPNVEINNEEGKPQQDILLPICYRNPSWLLTMALGLGLGIKRPNRQYAQMFGDPDFWKEIGYDDANGQPGFGREVRLVRDPERSAQFFSDVLTPADSVSWRVFANAEEQIEWIAADINRVMKHEELDANDILIVIPDSINSPAIGDSLSQALARYSVNSHIIGVTASRDVVFVDGSVAMSGIYRAKGNEAPLVYVVGAEYCYGAVELSRRRNMLFTALTRAKAWVRVCGVGPHMQMLANEMEQISAENYELRFTYPTLPEIQRLKSSYREKTAKEKRAVKGEIRHTERLLQRLMNGEIDMSDLPPGLAELLRKGIQ
- a CDS encoding DUF2290 domain-containing protein, with protein sequence MITSDVAIRQSLARIKENLLEADLLYDWNEAVVERAAHGRRRVTWATDGTRPVLSVHQNASIEEYLGFLEGRHYNFLANDGAIFQFSYDLRRDGSVESSRLLWFPCPVEFTREELEYASIKELVETAPAAMLQCRGQLRFDYSPAQVAENHSCTHLHIGAENFRLPVQRPLEPCRFVRLVIRTAYPSAWDAVHGFRNAENWNAGDALSDQDRTYGNLAWNVMAAAAN
- a CDS encoding methylmalonyl-CoA mutase family protein; the encoded protein is MSTPAQSIPQTQPDTAPLRFVTAASLFDGHDAAINIMRRLIQSQGAEVVHLGHNRSVEDVVRAALQEDADAIALSSYQGGHVEYFKYMVDMLKERGAPHIRVFGGGGGTITPEEIRELEAYGVERIYHPNDGMKMGLVEMIEDVVKRAAGAREAAARDVTKNDTPSIDDEIAIGRVLSALEDGIVSETDLAKLRKQWQLAAGRTPVVGITGTGGAGKSSVTDELLNRFLANFPKMRIAVISVDPTRRRTGGALLGDRIRMNSLRSHRVYMRSMATRRQNVATNAVLKDCIAFLKGLGYDLVIVETAGIGQSDSEIVDLVDFPMYVMTSDYGAASQLEKIDMIDYAELIVLNKYDKRGAEDALRDIRKQWKRNRVAFKTADEDVPVYPTIASQFNDPGISWMFANLCRLLSAKLHLPAEQWTPHIDTSLKEPRATVLIPGARVRYLAEIAEQGRAINAGIDKQAEAADRAQSYWQSLQDIGDDKLPKQLDLYSVDALHPSPSGRGTEGEGSAASGVAGAPNPHPNPSPEGRGVQAPDRSLLTLRQRYNDAIQSLSSESLKLLREWPQRLKSITDEVTEYEVRGKKIRVENYRESLSHQKIPKIAAPTYKSWGELLVFLQKENLPGSYPYTGGVYPYRRTGEDPIRMFAGEGTPERTNRRFHYLSVGQPAARLSTAFDSVTLYGEDPAPRPDIYGKIGNSGVNIPTLDDMKKLYSGFDLCAPTTSVSMTINGPAPIILAMFMNTAVDQQVEKYLKADPQRWADAEKKIAKLFEGRQRPQYHGELPPTNDGLGLGLLGLSGDQLVDADTYARIKAETLASVRGTVQADILKEDQAQNTCIFSTEFALRMMGDIQQYFVDQKVRNFYSVSISGYHIAEAGANPISQLAFTLSNGFTIVEYYLARGMKIDDFAPNLSFFFSNGMDPEYTVIGRVARRIWARAMRERYGADARSQMMKYHIQTSGRSLHAQEIQFNDIRTTLQALYALFDNCNSLHTNAYDEAITTPTEESVRRAVAIQMIINKELGLNFNENPWQGSFAVEYLTDIVEEAVYKEFEAISERGGVLGAMDTMYQRGKIQEESMYYEHKKHDGSLPLVGVNTFLPKEHGGEIATEIELIRSTEGEKGQQIENVAHWQASRNALAPKGETSHAHLADADEETDFIHDGHGLAYLQNTARNRQNVFAALMEAVKTHSLGQISHALYDVGGEYRRNM
- a CDS encoding transglutaminase family protein encodes the protein MRSISAYLLGVLLVFGVVDESLASSKGAPAKSTKPDPNVEELRKLLSQPEGFIDLAKAKVAIDHMVDPKVDVQGTLRLLDQWADKVRARFPPGASNKAKLNLLISTLYEPGPWNDYRPFGYDFRGPRIQALSDTFLSTYLTTRKGQCVIMPIAFVLLGQKLGLPITMSMAPHHLLGKYGDEENGTWMNIEATSGKIYWDGQFEQSPLVGLSPDWAEKGAFLRPFSQRESVALFATSTLAPFYKSKWQPERLLEVVDLVLATNPKDAVAMTYKADAYYQLIEQRFKRNYPLAEQIPPAERKQYFFYSRENLAWYEKAEALGWKQWSSEDWAKYEAHFIKQKNSQPKEGKQ